In Bacillus sp. FJAT-45037, the following are encoded in one genomic region:
- the bcd gene encoding branched-chain amino acid dehydrogenase codes for MELFKDMEFYDYEQVVVCQDKLSGLKAIIAIHDTTLGPALGGTRMWMYETEADAFEDALRLARGMTYKNAAAGLNLGGGKTVIIGDPRKDKNEEMFRAFGRYIQGLNGRYITAEDVGTTVGDMDIIHEETDYVTGISPAFGSSGNPSPVTAYGVYVGMKAAAKEAFGTDDLEGRTVAVQGVGNVSYNLCRHLHEEGANLIVTDIHKESVDRAVTDFGAKAVDVNDIYSVDCDIFAPCALGAIINDQTIPQLKAKVIAGAANNQLKEERHGNLIHEMGIAYAPDYVINAGGVINVADELNGYNRERAMKKVEGIYENVAKVFEIANRDKLPTYRAADRMAEERIERMRRSRRQFLQNEHNIISRR; via the coding sequence ATGGAACTGTTTAAAGATATGGAATTTTATGACTACGAACAAGTCGTGGTGTGTCAGGATAAATTATCTGGTTTAAAAGCAATTATTGCCATCCATGATACAACACTCGGACCTGCATTAGGTGGAACGAGAATGTGGATGTATGAAACAGAAGCAGACGCATTTGAAGATGCGCTTCGCCTTGCAAGAGGTATGACATATAAAAACGCTGCAGCAGGTTTAAATTTAGGTGGGGGGAAAACAGTTATCATTGGTGACCCTCGTAAAGATAAAAATGAAGAAATGTTCCGTGCATTCGGACGTTATATTCAAGGCTTAAATGGACGTTACATCACAGCTGAAGATGTAGGAACAACCGTTGGAGATATGGATATTATTCATGAAGAAACTGATTACGTAACGGGCATCTCGCCAGCTTTCGGTTCATCAGGCAACCCGTCGCCAGTTACAGCATACGGAGTGTATGTAGGAATGAAAGCTGCAGCGAAGGAAGCTTTCGGTACAGATGATCTAGAAGGAAGAACAGTAGCTGTTCAAGGTGTAGGAAACGTTTCGTATAACCTATGCAGACATCTACACGAAGAAGGCGCAAATTTAATTGTGACAGACATTCATAAAGAATCCGTGGATCGTGCAGTAACCGATTTCGGTGCAAAAGCTGTCGATGTTAACGATATCTATAGTGTAGACTGTGATATCTTTGCACCATGTGCTTTAGGGGCTATCATTAATGATCAAACGATTCCGCAATTAAAAGCAAAAGTCATTGCTGGAGCAGCAAATAATCAATTAAAAGAAGAACGACATGGTAATCTAATCCATGAAATGGGCATTGCCTATGCACCTGATTATGTCATCAATGCTGGAGGAGTAATTAATGTAGCAGATGAGTTAAATGGGTATAACCGTGAACGTGCGATGAAAAAGGTAGAAGGTATTTATGAGAATGTAGCTAAAGTATTTGAGATTGCAAATCGTGATAAGCTACCAACATATAGAGCAGCAGACCGTATGGCAGAAGAAAGAATCGAACGCATGCGTCGTTCGCGTCGTCAATTTTTGCAAAATGAACACAACATTATTTCTCGTAGATAA